The proteins below come from a single Cricetulus griseus strain 17A/GY chromosome 6, alternate assembly CriGri-PICRH-1.0, whole genome shotgun sequence genomic window:
- the Chst1 gene encoding carbohydrate sulfotransferase 1, with amino-acid sequence MQCSWKAVLLLALASIAIQYTAIRTFTAKSFHTCPGMTETGLAERLCEEGPTFSYNLSRKIHVLILATTRSGSSFVGQLFNQHMDVFYLFEPLYHVQNTLIPRFTQGKSSADRRVMLGASRDLLRSLYDCDLYFLENYIKPPPINHTTDRVFRRGASRVLCSRPVCDPPGSPDLVLEEGDCVRKCGLLNLTLAAEACRERSHVAIKTVRVPEVNDLRALVEDPRLNLKVIQLVRDPRGILASRSETFRDTYRLWRLWYGTGRKPYNLDVTQLTTVCEDFSSSVSTGLMRPSWLKGKYMLVRYEDLARNPMKKTEEIYEFLGIPLDGHVARWIQNNTRGDPTLGKHKYGTVRNSAATAEKWRFRLSYDIVAFAQNACQQVLAQLGYKMANSEEELKNPAISLVEERDFRPFL; translated from the coding sequence ATGCAATGTTCCTGGAAGGCTGTCCTCCTGCTTGCCCTGGCTTCTATTGCCATCCAATACACAGCCATCCGCACATTCACTGCCAAATCCTTCCATACTTGCCCTGGGATGACAGAGACTGGGCTGGCAGAGCGGCTGTGCGAGGAGGGCCCCACCTTCTCCTATAACCTCTCTAGGAAGATCCACGTCCTCATCCTGGCCACCACACGCAGTGGCTCATCTTTTGTGGGCCAGCTCTTCAATCAGCACATGGATGTCTTCTACCTGTTCGAGCCTCTCTACCATGTCCAGAACACGCTTATTCCCCGCTTCACCCAGGGCAAGAGCTCGGCAGATCGTAGGGTCATGCTAGGGGCTAGCCGGGACCTGCTGAGGAGCCTTTATGACTGTGACCTCTACTTTCTAGAGAATTACATCAAGCCACCTCCGATCAACCACACCACTGACAGGGTCTTTCGCCGAGGGGCCAGCAGGGTCCTCTGCTCCCGTCCAGTGTGTGACCCCCCAGGGTCCCCTGATCTGGTCTTGGAGGAGGGGGATTGTGTGCGCAAGTGTGGCCTGCTGAACCTGACCTTGGCGGCTGAGGCTTGTCGTGAGCGCAGTCATGTGGCCATCAAGACTGTGCGGGTGCCTGAGGTGAATGACCTTCGAGCCCTGGTGGAAGACCCCAGGTTGAACCTCAAGGTCATCCAGCTGGTACGAGACCCTCGTGGCATCTTGGCTTCCCGGAGTGAGACCTTCCGGGACACCTACCGACTCTGGCGGCTTTGGTACGGCACAGGGAGGAAACCCTACAACCTGGACGTGACACAGCTGACGACAGTGTGCGAGGATTTTTCCAGCTCCGTGTCCACCGGCCTGATGCGGCCCTCCTGGCTCAAGGGCAAGTACATGCTGGTGCGCTATGAGGATCTGGCCAGAAACCCCATGAAGAAGACAGAGGAGATCTACGAATTCCTGGGTATCCCCCTGGATGGTCACGTGGCACGCTGGATCCAGAACAATACACGGGGCGACCCTACTTTGGGCAAGCACAAGTATGGCACAGTGCGCAACTCTGCGGCCACAGCTGAGAAGTGGCGCTTCCGCCTCTCCTATGACATCGTGGCCTTTGCCCAGAATGCCTGCCAGCAGGTGCTGGCCCAGCTGGGCTACAAGATGGCCAACTCGGAGGAGGAGCTGAAGAACCCGGCCATCAGCCTGGTGGAGGAGCGCGACTTCCGACCATTCTTGTGA